Genomic DNA from Vibrio tubiashii ATCC 19109:
CTGATTGAAGGTATCGCTTTGAGAAGACCTTGTGTGTACGGGTGAGAAGGAGTCGAAAAAATTGACTCCGTATCTGCTTCTTCCATTTTGCGCCCGCCATACATGACCAAAACTCGATCACACATTTCCGCGACCACGCCCATATCATGGGTAATAAGCAGGATAGCGGTGTTGAATTCAGCTTGCAGCTCACGCAATAGAGTCAAAATTTGCGCTTGTACCGTGACATCCAATGCGGTGGTCGGTTCATCCGCGATCAGTAGTTCAGGTTTGCACAGCAATGCCATTGCAATCATCACTCGCTGGCGCATGCCGCCGGACATTTCATGCGGATACTGCGCCATCCTTGTGGCCGCTGATGGAATCCTTACCGCATCAAGCATCGCAATGGCTTCTTTATCGGCTTCTTTGCGTGACATACCTTTGTGAATCATCAAAACTTCGGCTAGTTGCTTACCAATTTTCATAAACGGGTTAAGTGAGGTCATCGGATCTTGGAAGATCATGCCAATCTTTTCTGCACGAATATGATTGAGTTGGCTCTTTGACATCGAAAGTAGGTTTTCACCGTGGAAATTGGCTTCACCGCTGACCAAACCGTTGTCAGCAGTTAAGCCCATCAGAGCAAAAACCGATTGGCTTTTGCCCGAGCCGGACTCGCCGACAATGCCCAAGGTTTCGCCCTTGTTTATGCTATAGGACAAATCACTGACCGCTTGCACTAAACCATCAGGGGTTTGGAAGCGCACATTCATCTGGTTAATCGAGAGAATACTCATCACTACTCCTTAGCGATCTTTTGGATCGAGTGCGTCACGCAGACCATCACCGATAAAGTTAAAACAGAACAAGGTGGCAACAAGGAATATTGCAGGGAACACCAATTGCCAAAGGGCGACATCTATTGTTTTCGCACCCTCAGCGATTAAGATGCCCCAACTGGTATCGGGTGGTTGAACGCCCAGCCCCAAAAAGCTTAAGAAGGACTCAAACATAATGAACCCGGGTACCATGAGTGAGGAGTAAACCATCACAATGCCCAGTACATTGGGTAACACGTGACGGCGCACTATGGTCAATCGAGACACCCCGATAGAATGGGCTGCTTCGATAAACTCCCTTTTCTTGATACTGAATGTGACGCCGCGTACGACCCTAGCAATGCCGAGCCAAGAGACCATGCCGATCACAACAAAGATCAGGTAGATATTATTGCCAAATAGGGTAACGAACAGGATGACCAGGAACATAAATGGGACGGAGTCGAGCACCTCGATAATGCGCATCATAGTGCTATCAACGATCCCCCCGAGGTAACCAGATAAGGCTCCCCAAGCGGTTCCAATCACCACCGCGACCAGTGCGCCCATAAAGCCAACCATGATCGAGAGCCTACCTCCCTGCATGGTGCGGGCGAAAATATCTTGGCCTAAGTCATCGGTACCAAAGTAGTGCCCCGAACTGAGCGAAGGTTTACCCAATTCATAAGGGTCAGCAACCACGTTCCAATCAATTTCATCGTGACCGAAGGCAGCAAGCTGTGGGCCGAACGTGATACACAAGACGATAAACATCAGCACATAAATGGATGTCATTGCAGCACGGTTCTTACGAAAGCGAGTCCAAGCGTCTTGCCATAAGCTACGCCCTTCAACCGCTTCAACTTGAGAGCTTACTTGATCTGCTAGTTCCTTGGCGTCAATACGTTTGGTTAACATTGGTTACCTCCTAAACACGAATGCGCGGGTCGATGACGGTGTAGAGAATGTCGACCACCAAGTTAAACAAGATGGTAAGAGAGGCGACAATCAGGGTTATGCCCATGACTAAGCCGTAATCTCGGTTGAGTGCTCCAGAGACGAAGTGTTGCCCCATACCTCCGGTACTAAAGAAGATATCGATGATCACCGAGCCAGTGACAACGGCAACAAAGCTCGGGCCGAGCATCGCGACAATCGGTATGAGTGAAGGGCGAAGAGCGTGATGAAACAGGATGTAGCTGGTGGACAGCCCCTTTGCTTTTGCTGTGCGTATATAAGGTTGGTTGAGCGTCTCAATCATTGCGCCGCGCATGACCCTAGCGATACTTGCCACAGAGCCAATCGCTAAACTAAGTACGGGCAAGATCAAAAACGAAGCTTGGCCGCCTTCCCATCCGCCTGCGGGTAGCCAGCCTAAATGGATGGAGAAAATAGTCACAAGCACAGGCGCCAAGACAAACGCAGGAATCACGACACCTGTCATTGAAAGCGACATAAGTAAGTAGTCGAGTTTTCCATTGCGATTGAGCGCGGCTACGGTGCCTAGAACCATGCCTAGTGGGACGGAAATACAAAAAGAAATTACGCCCAACACAGCTGAAACAGGCCATGATTGCGCAACAAGTTCGGTGACACTAAAGTCTTGATAAACGAAGCTAGGGCCAAGGTCGCCCTGAATGAAGTTCCCAATGTAGATAAAAAACTGAACAATAAAAGGTTCATTAAGGTGAAACTTAGCTTCAATATTAGCGCGTACCACTTCTGGCATCGGCCTTTCCATATCAAATGGGCCGCCCGGGGCAATATGCATAAGCCAAAAAGAAACCAAGGCGATAAACAGTAATGTGGGCACTGCGATAAGCAAGCGACGGAGAATATACAGCAACATGACGCATCCTTTCGTTCAAAAAAGCCCGCAACCTACGAGGTGCGGGCAAACCGTCCCAATTAGTGGGCCTTTACGTAAACATTCTTGCGGTAGTATGACGACTCAGGGTTGGTGCGCTCGAATCCACCGACATACTCTTTGATCAGGTATTGGTCATTGCCATTGCGATACATCGGAATGATCGCCATGTCTTCGATAAGAAGCTTCTCTGCAGCAATATATTCAGCGGAAGGGTCACTTAGGCTCTTAGAGTCAGCCATCAAACGATCATACTCTGGGTTGTTGTATTTTGAGTCGTTGTACTCGCCGGTTGAGACAAAGATATCTAACCAAGTGGATGCTTCATTGTAGTCGGCAGTCCAACCACCACGGCTGATGTTGCCCGGATCTTTAAGTGCGTAAAAGACTTTAGGCTCTAGCTGTTTGATTTCGATTTGTGCACCCAGTTTGCTCTTCCACATACCAGCCATTGCGGTCGCCATTTTCACATCTTTCGAGAAGGTAGGGACAGTGAAGGTCAGCTTAAGTGGATTGCTCTTACTGTACCCCGCATCTGCAAGCAGTGCTTTAGCTTGAGAATCTCGCTTAGCTTGATCCCAAGTTGCGAAGGTTGGCGTATGAGTTTTAAAACCATCGGTTTGCGGTGGCACCAAAGTGAACATAGGGATGCCGCCATTCTTAGCAATCGCTTTGGTAATGATGTTACGGTCAATCGCAAATGATAAAGCCTGACGAACGCGTAAATCTTTGGTTGGCCCTTTTTGTGTGTTCAAGTAGTAGAAAGTCGATCCTAAAGAGGCACTGGTATCAGCGACTTGTTCTGGGTATTTCTTAAGGAGTTTGTTTTTCTGCGCCGCTGGAATTGAGAGTGCTTGATCAATTTCCCCTGCAAGGTAGCGGTTTAGTGCGACGTTAGCATCACCAATCGGTAACCAAGTAATTTTCTCTAGTACGACATTATCTGCGTCCCAGTAGTGAGCGTTTTTCGCCATCACCATCTTCTCATTGACTTTCCAACTTGAAACGGTGAACGCGCCGTTGGTCACGATGTTTTCGGGCTGTGTCCAAGCGTTGCCATGCTTTTCTACCGTTGCCTGATGAACAGGGGCGAGTACAGGATGGCTAAGCAGTTTGATGAAAAAAGGAACAGGCTTTTCTAACGTTACCTCAAAGGTATAGTCGTCAACGGCACGCACACCTAAGGTATCTGCCGATGCTTCACCCTTCATAATCTTGTTTGAGTTTTTTATGCCCGGAATCGCAGCAAACCATGCGTACGGAGAAGCGGTCTCGGGATTGATTAAGCGTTTCCAGCTATAAACGAAATCGTGCGCAGTCAAAGGCTCGCCATTTGACCATTGAGACTCACGCAGCTTAAAGGTATAGACAGTGTTGTTATCATTAGCCTGCCAACTCTCTGCGATACCTGGAATGGTTTTGCCTTGTTTATCTTGGATTGTAAGACCTTCAAACAGGTCTCGTCCTAGATTAAATGCAGGCTCTGCCGCTTGTTTTGCAGGGTCAATAGAGGTGACTTCTGCTCCGTTGTTTAACACAATCTCTTGTTTATCTGCGAGCTGTGTCCCAACAGGAAAGGGTTTAGCTATCGCGTTGCTAGTCAGTAGCGCAGCAGCGATGGTACTTAGTGCGATCAGTTTTTTGGCTTTCATAGCTTCCTCGTTATGTCCTTATCGGAGTGGCCCTTTGGCGTCACTTTTTGGGGGAGGCCTACTCGAAAAACGGCACAAGAGTAAGCTTGATGTTTCACCAAAGGGATAAGAGAAATGTATATTGTATAAAATAATCAAACAACATTAATTAACATGTTTGTAACAAGGTGGCAAAAAGAGAGACCGGCAGTCTTAGAATCTGAGACTGGGTAAAAAACAAGCTATTGATGTGACAATTACTTCGCTTTGATCACAGTAAGCTCTCAGGAAGAGAGGGTTACTGGCGACGGAAGCGGGAAGAGACTTCTTTAAGCAGCTTTCCATCAATTTCAGGAATGCCGTCAGAGAAGAAAATCTGTTGTCCGGGAATGTTTCGCAGCAAGACATTCGTCAACTCGCCCGTTCCATTGGCGCTGTTGGCGGCATGCATCTCACCGATTTTCTGATCGACTTCTTTTTCTAGTTGCAGCCGTTGCTCTGCGGTTAATCGAACGCGAGCGTGGCAGACTTGTGAGAGGGTTTCATCCGCCATAGACACTTGTTCAAAGCGTTTTTTGAACAAGGTATCAAGCGCAGTGCCTTCTTCCATGATAAAGCGGCGTCCAGAACGATAAAAAATCTTATCTCCGAGATTTTCTATGTAGTCCAATACTTCTGCAATACTAAGGTAAAAACGTACGCTGGTATCAGACAACTGGTACTCCTCAGCGATTTCCTCTGGGGTTTTATTGCAAGAAGTCACTAGGTAGATGAAGTCGAGCAGGTAAGGGTGTTCAACAAACAAGGCGTTTTGTTCGTCGGATAAAAACTGTTCGTTATCGCGTTGAATTTGAATCGCGATATCTGATATGCCTTGTAAATCAGTATTAAGATGCGTGGTGTAGAGCAAGATTTTATCTAAGCCCAGCGATGGATTGTGTAGCTGGCGCTTAATCGTTGACAACGGGATCCCCGTTTTCTCGGACAATTCGCTGTAACACAAACCTTCGTCTTTAATTTTCTGGCGAATTGCCGCCAGTAAGAACTCTGGGCCTAGATGCATGGCTTTTACTCACTCTATTGATGGTTATTACGCTCAAGCAGTAAGTCGCGAATGGCAGCACCAGCCTCAAGAATATGCTTTTTCAGCATGTACTTAGCGCCGTCAATATCGCGGTTTTGGCACATTTCCAGTAGCGCCTGATGCTCTTTATCTGCCTTTGCCGTTCCTTCGGTGAAAAGGAGCTGCATGCGAATGTAGCGGTCACACTTGGTGTTGAGGTTGTAAATTACATCCATAGTCTCAGGCATGTTAGCCGGAGCGTAAAGCGCCTTGTGAAGCTCATAGTTGTAATTGCTCCACTCTTCGACTTCGTCCCCGCGGCTCACAACATCATCGAAGCGTTCGCGAATCTCATTGGCACGCGCCAGGTCTTCATCTGTCATATTTTGAATCGCACGCTCTAAGATGTGGCATTCAACCACTGCGCGCAGTTCAAACAGCTCATCAATCTTATCTGGTGAAAGCTCGGTTACCGTCGCACCTTTATGGGCTTCGAAGCTCACTAACCCTTGCGCCTCAAGCTGCATTAAGGCTTCACGTACGGGAATTCGACTGACATTAAACTCTTTTGCCAACGCATCTTGACGTAATGGCTGCCCAGTTTTTAACTCGCCTTTTAAAATCTTGCTGCGGATTGCTTCTTCCACTAATTGGGTTCGAGTCTTAAAAACAGGTTGTTGCGACATCCAAGTCTCCGGTGTTTCTCTATTACTATTTTGTATTCAATATACCATTTGATTGGCGTAATGCGACTTTACAACTCAAAAACAGCTGCTTTTTGGGGGATTGGTCAATAGTTGGTGAGTACATGCAAACGAGCTAAAACGAACCATTGCTCTAAGTTGTGCTGTTATTGTTTCATTTAAGTTCTAAATACGCAGAATTCAATTTGCACTTAATATCGATATCATTACTATATTCAACTGATGTATAAACTTTAGTTTCATAATATGCGCCTAGGCCCTGATTGCTCAAGGCTTGAGCAGTGTTTCTTAAAGCGCAGAAACAGAAAATAATAAGTATAAATTCAAAGGAATGATATGGAAGTTGTCAAACGCCTAAAAGTGGCTTTGTTGTGTGCAGTGTCTTTAATCGCATCTATTGGTTTTGCCTACGCGGATTCAGATGCAAGTTACCCAGAAGGGTGGGAAGATTGGCCGGTTGTGAAAGAGTCGATGAACCTTCCTGCTGATACCGTTTTACCGCCAGATACCTCTCTGTTTATTCAAGAGTCAGTTCGTGCGTACGCGTGGATCAATGAAGGAAGAGGATCACCTCTCACGATTCGAGTTAACCCAAGTAAGTTAGAGCAATACAAAACTCATGGACCTTATACCGATGGCCCAACAGTCGTTGCGGTTTCAGAAGTAGACGGGATTATCTGGGTAACGGAACATATAGAAGGGTTGGCGATTTATGGAAGCTACAATCGCAAAGGCAAGGACATTAGTTCGATGCACCCTTCTTTAGAACCTAGCTTTTGCGCTAGCTGCCACACCACTTACAAAGATATCTGTATCAATGGTACCTGTACTGAGCCTGTGCTCGCGACCTATATGGATAGCAAAGAGTAACGCTGTTGAGTGACCGTTTATTTGGCTGGATGACAATCAACCAGATGCTGTTTGTTTCGCATCTGGTTTTAGTTTTGTCCATCATCTTTGGTATGTCTTACAGCCGCTATCAAAATGACTGGTCAACAAAAGTTGAGTACCTAGCGGATATGTCTGCCAGTCATCTCGCGGCTTATAATACCTTCTTTTCTGGCTCTGTAGCCGGAAGAAATTATGCCAATCTGCTCATGCAGTCGACGTTAGATAACCTCAAAGCGATACCGAACTTAAAGTTTGCCGAAGTCTCGGGAACCAGTGACTACCTAAAGCAAACCGTTAAGGTGAGATACTCGATAGCCAAAAGCAAAGGGTGGCGGTTGGATGTCACGGAAGAAGAAGCTCAAATACTGGCTAACAAATTAGTTAAGCTTGAGAACAAATTAGCCGCAACACCAGCCACCAACGCAGTACATATTAAGAAACTTAATCGATTGATTAATAAGCTAAAGGTTGATCTTTCGGTTATCAATGAGAACCTTGAGCTACGCTCACTGCCAATTCCGACTATACCTGAGAATCTATACGACTCTGGTTATTACCTCGATGAAGAAGCGGGGCTACTTCATGTTCAGGTTAAATTACGCAATAACAATGGCGGCTACTTTAAAGCGGTTGTCGATGCCACATCGCTCGAGCAGATCCAAAAGGAACTGCTTGTTCGCGTATTGTACGAGGCATTGGTTGCGTTAGTTATCTCATTCCTACTGATTTATTTAGTGACTTTTTGGTTGGTCAGCCCGGTCAAAGCTTTAGCACTGTCTATGAAGCAAGATATTGAAAAGATTGATCAATCTAAAATTCCAGAGATAAAAAGAGCGGATGAGATTGGTGATTTGGCGCGCTCTTACTCGAGCTTGATCACCAAGATTAAAAACCAACTGCGGATTTTACATAATCAAACAGAAACCGATCCGCTAACCGGTATTGGCTCTCGCTTTAAATATCAGAAACATGCCGCGAAAACGGTACAGCAAGCATTGCATCAGGGAGAGTTTGTCTATTTCGTCATGTGTGATATCGACAACTTTAAACTGTTTAACGACTCTTACGGTCACACGGAAGGGGACAATGTCCTCACTGATGTGGCGAATGCAATGAACGGTTTACTTGAGCCACAAGAGTTAGGTTGTCGTCTAGGTGGAGAGGAGTTTGTATTCATTCTTTCGAGCAAAGTGGAAACGCAGCTAAAAGAAAGGGTCAACGCACTAAGAACCGCCGTTCAAGAGCTCAATATTGAGCACTGCAAGAATTCCCCGCATGACGTTGTCACTGTGTCTATTGGAGCTGTTCCGATATCTTCAGGGTTGCACGATGTCACCGTGGAGCAATCAGACCAATGTATCCAACGCGCTATTGTCAAAGCGGATGAGCAACTCTATTTGGGTAAAGAAGCTGGCCGAAATATGGTGATGTATAGCCAGGCTTTGATCATTGAATAAGCCTTCCTTTTTATCCTACTTAAAAAATAATCCCACTAATAAACAGAAAGCAAAGGAGAGTCTATGCAAGGTCTTGATTCTAAAGACTTCTTGATGCAGCCTCAAAAACGTACATGGATAGATACGGATATTACCGTCGACCACTACAATGGGTTAATCCCTTGTGACGTTGATGACGGGTACGCGTTAGGTGTTTTATTCCGCAGTCAAGAAGTCGATATTGTTGGTTTGAGCTCAACGCTTGGTAATACTGATGATATTGACGTGACGACGGAGATTGCAACTCAGTTTACCGCCAAATTTGGGCCAACCAGTTTGAGGGTATCGAAAGGAAGTCCCGTTTTCTATTCTGAAGCGCAAGACAAAGAGTTGCCAGAAGCCGTCAACAATCTCGCTCAAGAGTTAAAGCAAGGCCCATTGACCATTCTTGCTATCGGCGCGTTGACCAACATAGCCTTACTTATCAAACACTTTCCCGAGTTGGTCGCGAACATTGAAGAAGTTGTCTGTGTTGCTGGGCGTCGAAATACAGACCAACATTTCGTAGCGAGTAAGAGGCAGTTGCGACCTTTCAGAGACCTCAACTTTGAAGTCGATGAAGCGGCGTTTAACGTGCTGCTAAACAGTGACGTTCAACTCACGCTTATTCCGTTTGAAGTTTGTGATGATATTTGGATTGATTTCCATGAGTTGAGAGAAATGCGTAACGGCAGTTCACTGGCGGAGTACTTAGAAAAAGAGTCGCGTATTTGGGCACTTGAATGGGCGGCGCTATTTGGGTCAAGCCAAGGGTTCATTCCTTTCGATATGGTTGCTGCGGCTTATGTGATTAACCCTGAGTGGTTTGCTTTAAAGCAATGGCATACTCAGGTTCAAGTTGCTCCAAGTGACACCGATAGAGGTGAAACCAAGGAATACCTAGTATGCAATGAACAGCTAACCACGGGCAAATTGGTGAACTACGCGGTGGAGTTGTCGCCTAGTGCTGAGCCTGAGCTATTTAAACGTCTTACGCAACAGGATATCAGTAGTTTTATACTGGGTTTATCTCACGTCAACATCATTGTTGAAGATGTCGACAGTGCCGCTGAGTACTATCACAGAGTACTGGGTTTTGAGCGTGCGATAGATGACCAAGGCCAGAAGATGGACTATCGCAATGTTTCAATGGCGGAGTTCAATCAAGATGCTGGACTGTCAGACCAAGATGTCGAGCTGGATGTGCTTTTCCTTAAACACCCTTATGCTTCGATCTATTTGGAGCTGATGCGTTATCACAAGCCGATAGGTCAATCAGAAATCCCACCTCAGCCAAGAACCTATGATCTAGGTGGTCCGCGACATATTGCCCTTGAAGTCTCGAACTGTACTGCGGTGTTTAGATACCTTAAGCAACAAGAAGGTGTGGCGATGATTGATCCGTCTGATGATTATCACCCTGAGAAGCTAGATGGTTTCCCGATTTCGTTTTTCTACTGGATTGACAAGTATGGTGTGCAGTGGGAAATGGAAGAAGGGCGCCGCGTCGGTGTCGCTAGAGGGATCATGTAAACCTTGTTAGCAATATGAAGCAGTCATTGGCGACTGCTTCACTTACTCCATCATCTAATTGCTTTCTGCGATAGCAATAATGCGTTTTATCACCGTATCTGGCTCAAGATCTTTGTCGCGATAGAATCGGAAAATGGCTGAGTTGATCGCTTGCTGAGCCACAGGGTTAACCGCCATCGAATCAATCATACTCGGCACGACTTTGTTATTGGTTATTCCGACTTGGAAATCCTGATATGACTGTATCTGACAAGGATTGAAGTCACTGATATCAATATCTTCTCGAACGGGAATAGAGCCTTTTATCTGATTAAAGTCACGTTGAAAGTCTTTGTCCGCCAGAATATCAGCAGCATGATTGGCCTGAGAGAAGCTAAAGGATTTGCTCGCCATAAAGATAAGGCTGTCCATGTTAAACAGGAATACGCCGTCACTTTCTGGTGTGGCGTAACAACCGACATCATTGGGTACATTGATGTTGTTCGCCATTAACTCACCTAATATCCAGTCACCGCCAAGTTGGAACAAAGCTTGGTCTGAAGCCAGCGCACGGGTAGCAGTGTCCCATTTTGTGTCCGGTAGCGAGTTTTCTACCAGTAAACTTATTCGTCTTAGTTGTTGCAGCGCAAGCCTCAAAGGTTCACTGTCGATACTCTCTTTTTGTAGCTCAACCATGGCTTTGGTATAGAACTCTACGCCTTGCGTTGAGATAACTAAATTCTCAAACAACATGGCGATTTGCCACGGCTGCTCACCGACCGCAAGTGGGCTAATACCACTTCGTTTGGCCAGTTCCATAGTAGTGAACATTTGCTGCCATGTTTTGGGAACAGGCTGACCAAGAGAGCTAAGAAGCTTATGGTTAACCCACATCCAGTTAAGTCGATGCAAGGTCAATGGTAAGGCTACGTAACCATTTTGCGTTTTATTAATATCTCTTGCGAGTGGGTACAAAGTCTCATCCCAGTGATGCTTCTGCGCGACGGAATTGACGTCATGGAGAATACCTATCGCATCCCAAGATTTGATGCTCGGCCCTTCAGTTTGGGCAAAACTTGGTGGATTTCCCGCTAAGGCGCGTGCTTGCAGAACCGTCATGGCGCTGTCACCACCGCCACCTAATACTGGGCTAGGGGAGAGTGCTAAGCCGTGGCTAGTGAGCTGTTTTTCAAGCGCGCTGAGTGCCTGCTGTTCACCGTCCGATGTCCACCAATGAAGAAACTCGACGTTAGCGTAAACGGGTAACGAGAGAAGAGGGAGGGACAATAGTGATGCAAGTTTTTTCATAGCGAATCTCTTGGGAAAGATAACGTAGCGCATAATCCACCAAACTGAGAGCGGGATAAGGAGAGAGAGCCGCCATGCGCTTTGGCAATGCTCTGGGAAATGGTCAAGCCTAGCCCGGTGCCCTCATGCTCAGTGTTGGCTCGGAAATAGGGTTGGTAGAGCTTTTCGAATAGCTCTGGCTCTATGCCCTGACCATGGTCTTCAATCCGTATATCGACATACTCGGTCTCTTCAATCAAAGTGATTTCAGCTTTTTCACCATATTTAAGCGCGTTGTCGACTAGGTTCTGAACACAGCGTTTGATGGCTAAAGGCTTACCTGCTAAGGGCTTATCGACGTGCCCTAAGACCGTTAGGTTATCGGCTTGATGAGGAAATGAAGTAGTAATATGTTGGATCAACTCATTAAGGTTGATAGGTTCAATTTCCTCGTGGATATCTGTGTCTTTTATGCATTGAAGGGCGCCTTTGACCATGAGGTCGAGGTCATTAGCGATGCGAGTAAAGCGCTCTCGTTCTAATTCATCTTCAAGCATTTCGGCCCTTAGCTTGAGACAAGCAATCGGGGTTTTGAGATCATGAGAAATCGCGCCGAATAGCATTTCACGATCGTTAATATGACTATCTATTCGGCGATTCATTTTATTAAACGCTCTCACCGCCGCTTTTAACTCTTTGCTCCCTCTTTCTTTCACTTTTGGTACATCGAGCCTACTCGACATTAAGGTCGCAGCTTTGGCGAGCTCACGGATAGGTAGTATCTCGCGTCGAACGATAAACCAAGTACAGAGCAACAGAAGCAAGGCAGATAAACAGAGCGTTAACCATTCTCTGAGCTCAAAATAGTTGGTTTCAAGGTTCACATAGGGAGCGGGTAGGACGGCAGCAAGGTAAAACCATTCATTCTCGGCTACTTCAACTTGCATCACTAAAATCGGCGGATCTAAATCCCCAAACGAGAGTGAGTAATGTGCCCAGAGTAGTGGTAGCTCATCAATGGGTAACTCGTTATTAAACACACGCAGGTTTTC
This window encodes:
- a CDS encoding ATP-binding protein gives rise to the protein MKIRALSQSLAFRASAFLLVVILAAQLLSGLIWYQHASERDKQGLSNTVKSLALSASSTISFFQTLPAEYRHLVLNQLRNMGGTRFFVSLNNHRIDVPPIAQSETKTLVVNQVEQVLKNELQGVPNIDVEFTERENLRVFNNELPIDELPLLWAHYSLSFGDLDPPILVMQVEVAENEWFYLAAVLPAPYVNLETNYFELREWLTLCLSALLLLLCTWFIVRREILPIRELAKAATLMSSRLDVPKVKERGSKELKAAVRAFNKMNRRIDSHINDREMLFGAISHDLKTPIACLKLRAEMLEDELERERFTRIANDLDLMVKGALQCIKDTDIHEEIEPINLNELIQHITTSFPHQADNLTVLGHVDKPLAGKPLAIKRCVQNLVDNALKYGEKAEITLIEETEYVDIRIEDHGQGIEPELFEKLYQPYFRANTEHEGTGLGLTISQSIAKAHGGSLSLSRSQFGGLCATLSFPRDSL